CCGGATAACGGAGGGAGCGAGGCTCCTCCAGGCGAAAAAGACAGTTAAGAAAACGCAATACTATGTCCGCTGATTACGTCCGGAGAGCCGATATCTTTGATTTCGCGCGAATCGGCCGGTTTGTCCGTCAAATGCGGCCGCCTGTGGCGCGCAGCTGAAATAGGGAATCTGTGACTCCCGTCATCGAAGCTGATAGTCACATCAGATCACGCATATAATCAGCGGCTCCTTTAAACGGGCTTGCAATATACGCCCGTATTAGGTATCCTTAACTCATCATATTTGATGACCGGCGGCTGTCGCATACTGTCTGCATGGGCCGGATACGTCACGGACATGGGAGTGTTTGATGTGCTTCAGTCTCACGATAACGTAATATACAACATACTTCTCTTCCTCAAGGAGACGAACGAACCGGCCGGAGCCGGGTCGGTGCAGCGCTTTTTGGAGAAGAAGGGCTTTTCCATGGCCGAGGCGACGGTGGGACGCGTCCTGCGGGACATGGACTGCGCGGGCTATACGGAGAAGAGAAGCAACCAGGGGCGCGCCATCTCCGCAGACGGGGAGAAGCGGCTGCGCGAGCTGGAGGAGATGCGCTGGCACGATAAGTGGACCGAGGGCTTTCTCGACGTCTTCGAGAGGACCGACAAGAATTATCTGCTGGATCTTCTCGAGGCGCGCCTGCCGGTGGAGACCACCGTCGCGCGGCTGGCGGCGCGGAGGGCCTCCGCGGAGGAGACCGAGGCGCTGCGCGCAGTTGTGAAAGAGCAGGAGCGCCTCGCGAAGCGCGGAGCCCCCGTCTCCGCGCTCGACGACGAATTTCACCGCACGCTGGCCGCGGCGAGCCATAACCAGATACTTGAGGCGATCGTCGAGCTGCTTCGCAAGAAAGAGGAATACGGCCGGGCCTTTGAGAAGATCCGCCGCGACGCCGGGCATATTTACAACAGCGAGCACCGGAAGATATTCGAGGCCATCGAGGCGAGAGACCCCGAGCTCGCGGAGCTCACGATGAAGAGGCACATAGCTAACCTCATAGAGAGCGTTTCGCAATAAAGAGCGCCTCCGCGCAGAGAGAGGCCCGGGCCGGTACGCCCGGGCCCTGTTTTTTGCCCGCCGCGCGCGCTTGCGCCTAAAGAGCGGGAGCCGGCGCATGAAAGCCGGCCGCCCGGTGTTTTCATTAAAAGACCTGATGCCCCCGCCCCGCCTAAAGAACATATTTTCTGCCGATTGAATAATTCTTCGCATATAATATGCTAAAGAAAAAGGATGGTGGACTGACAAGATGAACAAAATCGGCAAATGGATCGTATGGGCGCTGATCGCGGCCTTCCTGCTCGGCTTCCTGCCGACGATAATAGACACGCTCGCGGGGTTTTTCGTTCTGACGGAGGAGGGGCTGGGCGTGACGCAGCACTTCACGCGTACGCTTGATACGGTCGTCGCCACGGCGGAGAGCTATATGTGGCACATCGTCATCGCCTATTCCATCATTATCGCCTTCATCATCTTCATGGAGGGACAGAACCCCGACCGCACGATACTCTGGATGCTCGTGCTCGTCTTTGTCCCCGTCTTCGGCGTCATCCTCTACCTCATCCTCGGCCCCGACCTGCAGAGCATACGCAACAGGAGGCTCTTCCGTCCGGCGAAAAAATACGGCTTCGACCATTCCCCCTTCAAAAAAGCTACCGAGGACCAGTTCCTCATCGGCAGTATGCTGCACGCCTGCAGCGGCGCCGACCTCCTCGTGCGGAACCGCGTTGAGATCCTGATAAACGGAGCCGAGACCTTCCCCGCGATAGAGGCGGCGATCGCGGGCGCGGAGAAATTTATCCACATGGAATTTTTCATCATCCGCGACGACGATCTCGGACGCAGGATCGGCGGCATGCTCATGGAGGCGGCGCGGCGCGGCGTGAAGGTCCGCGTGCTCTATGACGCTGTCGGCAGCTGGAGCCTCAAGGCCCGATTTGTGAAGGAGCTCGAGGAGGGCGGCGTCGAGTGCCGCTCTTTCATGCCGGTCTCGTTGCCTCTCTTCCGCCGCAAGATGAACTTCCGCAACCACCGCAAGATACTGGTGGCGGACGGCAAGGTGGCCTTCACGGGAGGCATCAACATCGGCGAGGAATACGACGGCAAGGGGCACCTCGGCTTCTGGCGCGACACCTTTGTGC
The window above is part of the Cloacibacillus evryensis DSM 19522 genome. Proteins encoded here:
- a CDS encoding FCD domain-containing protein; translation: MLQSHDNVIYNILLFLKETNEPAGAGSVQRFLEKKGFSMAEATVGRVLRDMDCAGYTEKRSNQGRAISADGEKRLRELEEMRWHDKWTEGFLDVFERTDKNYLLDLLEARLPVETTVARLAARRASAEETEALRAVVKEQERLAKRGAPVSALDDEFHRTLAAASHNQILEAIVELLRKKEEYGRAFEKIRRDAGHIYNSEHRKIFEAIEARDPELAELTMKRHIANLIESVSQ
- the cls gene encoding cardiolipin synthase; the protein is MNKIGKWIVWALIAAFLLGFLPTIIDTLAGFFVLTEEGLGVTQHFTRTLDTVVATAESYMWHIVIAYSIIIAFIIFMEGQNPDRTILWMLVLVFVPVFGVILYLILGPDLQSIRNRRLFRPAKKYGFDHSPFKKATEDQFLIGSMLHACSGADLLVRNRVEILINGAETFPAIEAAIAGAEKFIHMEFFIIRDDDLGRRIGGMLMEAARRGVKVRVLYDAVGSWSLKARFVKELEEGGVECRSFMPVSLPLFRRKMNFRNHRKILVADGKVAFTGGINIGEEYDGKGHLGFWRDTFVRLEGEAVAALHNIFLHDWCVRSADDPAAICEDLNITLNGLPVKDDYSALPVIPLQVVESGVDSVWHSIAKGYYGMISRAQKRVWVTSPYLVPGPELMNALIASSLSGVDVRVMMPSVKDHFLVFWGSRSNIEPLLRAGVRVFQYQDGFIHTKSVVSDSCIASVGTCNMDVRSLDINFENQLFIYDREIAESFARQFETDMKRCKELHIGEWEKRPLWQKLLESFGRLYSAQI